A single region of the Zygotorulaspora mrakii chromosome 4, complete sequence genome encodes:
- a CDS encoding L-glutamate gamma-semialdehyde dehydrogenase, which produces MMLAAAQLSTVQAPKQIANEPIKSFGSADTKDWTSLDSSLKKFNSSPLHIPLVIDGERIYNEEKNRATLTQTNPADHHCALAEVTQANEQDILNSIQAAKDAKSKWSLMPFYDRAAIFLRAADLIATKYRYDMLAATILGQGKNVYQAEIDCIAELVDFFRFNVKYASELYAEQPIESSPGVWNKAEYRPLEGFVYAVTPFNFTAIAANLVAAPALVGNTVVWKPSPAAALSNYLLMTILEEAGLPKGVINFVPGDAIEVTNKVLGDKDFAAFHFTGSTNVFKQIYGKIQSGVVENLYRDYPRIVGETGGKNFHLIHPSANIGHAALSTIRGAFEYQGQKCSATSRAYVPESKSEDFFKELTSNLEGTIMNPVNTSATSAAEGDPHGFVGPVIHEQSFNKLVGVIEEAKKDRELEILSGGQYDRSKGWFIHPTVIKTTNPNHKFLSTEFFGPILTVYVYPDSNFSEVCKLIDSTGIYGLTGSVFARDRDAIVEASETLRYSAGNFYINDKCTGAVVGQQWFGGARMSGTNDKAGSSNILSRFVSIRNIKENFYELSDFKYPSNDK; this is translated from the coding sequence ATGATGTTAGCTGCCGCTCAGTTGTCGACGGTGCAAGCTCCAAAACAAATCGCAAATGAACCTATCAAATCATTTGGAAGCGCAGATACAAAAGACTGGACCTCCCTAGATTCATCTCTCAAGAAGTTCAACAGTTCGCCTTTGCATATTCCATTAGTGATTGATGGAGAGCGTATTtataatgaagaaaaaaatcgtGCAACATTGACGCAGACTAACCCCGCGGACCACCATTGTGCTCTAGCAGAAGTAACCCAAGCAAATGAACAGGATATTCTTAACTCCATCCAAGCTGCTAAAGATGCTAAGTCTAAATGGAGTTTGATGCCTTTTTATGACAGAGCTGCCATCTTTCTAAGAGCAGCAGATCTCATCGCCACCAAATACCGTTATGACATGCTTGCTGCAACAATTTTGGGACAGGGAAAGAATGTGTATCAAGCAGAAATAGATTGCATCGCCGAATTAGTGGACTTTTTCAGGTTTAACGTCAAGTATGCTAGTGAATTATACGCAGAACAGCCAATAGAGTCTAGTCCTGGTGTGTGGAATAAGGCCGAGTACAGACCTTTGGAAGGTTTTGTTTATGCTGTAACGCCGTTCAACTTTACAGCCATCGCAGCCAATTTGGTCGCTGCACCTGCTTTGGTAGGTAACACAGTTGTTTGGAAGCCATCTCCAGCAGCGGCATTGTCGAACTACTTGTTAATGacaattttggaagaagcCGGTTTACCAAAGGGTGTAATAAACTTTGTGCCTGGTGATGCCATTGAAGTCACTAACAAGGTGCTAGGTGATAAGGATTTTGCCGCATTCCATTTCACAGGTTCAACCAATGTCTTCAAGCAAATCTATGGGAAGATTCAATCCGGTGTTGTAGAGAACCTTTACAGAGATTATCCAAGAATTGTTGGAGAGACTGGTGGTAAGAATTTCCATTTGATTCATCCCTCTGCTAATATAGGTCATGCTGCACTTTCTACAATTAGAGGTGCTTTTGAATACCAGGGCCAGAAATGTTCTGCAACATCAAGAGCCTACGTCCCTGAATCAAAGAGcgaagattttttcaaggaGCTTACTTCAAATCTAGAAGGCACTATTATGAATCCAGTCAACACTTCGGCCACTAGCGCTGCAGAGGGTGACCCTCATGGTTTTGTGGGACCAGTCATACATGAGCAGAGTTTTAATAAGTTAGTAGGGGTCATCGAAgaggcaaaaaaagatcGCGAACTAGAAATTCTATCTGGTGGTCAATATGACAGGTCAAAAGGTTGGTTTATTCACCCAACTGTTATAAAAACAACTAACCCTAATCATAAATTCCTATCAACCGAATTCTTTGGCCCGATTCTTACAGTTTACGTTTATCCGGActccaatttttcagaagtcTGCAAACTTATCGACAGTACGGGCATTTACGGCCTAACAGGATCGGTCTTTGCTAGAGACCGCGATGCCATTGTCGAAGCAAGCGAAACACTGAGATATAGTGCAGGTAACTTCTACATTAACGACAAGTGCACTGGTGCGGTAGTTGGCCAGCAGTGGTTTGGAGGTGCTAGAATGAGTGGTACAAACGACAAAGCGGGAAGCAGCAACATCTTGAGCAGGTTTGTGAGTATTAGAaatatcaaagagaatttttACGAGCTTTCAGACTTCAAGTATCCATCCAACGACAAATGA